In the Bdellovibrionales bacterium CG10_big_fil_rev_8_21_14_0_10_45_34 genome, TCAAGCGTTCCAGTGCTTGTGGATTTTTGGGCAGAGTGGTGTGGCCCCTGCCGAGCCATAGCGCCAAAACTAGAAGAGATCGCCACCGAGCTAGGTGGTAAGGCAGTCATCGCTAAGCTGAACGTTGACGAAAACCCAGGAGCTCCGGCGAAATATCACGTCCGCGGTATTCCGACTTTGATTTTATTTAAAGACGGCAACGTTGTAGACCAAATCGTCGGAAACCACCCTAAAGAAGATATTAAAGCTTTGTTAGAAAAATACATGTAGTGACTTCGGGATTCTTGCCGCGCGTAGCCTCACGTGCGGCATCCGTGGAAATGTGGATGCACCAATTAGGCATTTACACATGTGTTTCAAGCAAGGTGTTCGCTTCTTGACAGACAAAACAGTTGGTCACTTCCTTAGCTCTTGGACGTGCAGGTTAAAACAAATACTTCTTTAGAGAGATATTAGAAAGTATTCCCAGAGCTGTCATCGTCGAAAGCATGCTCGAGCCACCGTACGAGAGCAGGGGAAGGGGTATTCCCACGATAGGCAGTATGCCAATCACCATTCCAATATTAATACAGAAATGCCAAAAAACCATTGCAGCGGTACCTACTGCCAATAAAGTTCCCAGTTTGTTCTTAGCTTGCGTAGCAATTCTAAGTGCGAGAACAAGTAACAAGATAAAAAGAACGACCGTCGTTAGGCTTCCAACGAAACCGTGCTCTTCACTCAGCACGCTGTAGATGAAGTCTGTGTGACGCTCAGGTAGAAACTCTAACTGAGATTGAGTACCTTGGCGAAAACCTTTACCTAACACGCGGCCGCTACCAACCGCAATTCGAGATTGAATACTATTGTATCCAGCGCCTCGAGGATCTCGGCCCGGATCTAAAAACGTGAGAACGCGATTCTTTTGATAGTCTCTCAGAGCAAAATTCCAAGCAATTGGAAGCGTTACGGAGATAAGTGCGACCACGGTGACTAAAACTCTCAGTCGAACCTTTACAAAATAAATCAGCGAACCGGCAATGAGAGCAAGCATCATCGCAGTCCCAAGATCAGGCTGAGTTACGGTCAAGGCAAAAGGAAGGATCGTGACTCCGATCGGAACAAGTAGATCCTTAAAGTCCAAACCATTCGGCTGGGATTTGCGCGCAAGAATAGTACTTAAAATAAAAATAATCGAAAGTTTCGCCGTTTCAGAAGGTTGAAACTTAAAAAAACCAAAGTTGATCCATCGCTGGGCCCCCAATGAAATGTGTCCAAAAGCAGAAACATAAGCCAAAGATGCTATATTAAAAATATAGAATGGGATGGATAGCCTGGAGATAGTTTGGTAGTCGACGAAAGTCATGACAAAAAAAGAAGTCCATCCAAGAGC is a window encoding:
- the trxA gene encoding thioredoxin; this encodes MSSPIKTSDTGFENDVLKSSVPVLVDFWAEWCGPCRAIAPKLEEIATELGGKAVIAKLNVDENPGAPAKYHVRGIPTLILFKDGNVVDQIVGNHPKEDIKALLEKYM
- a CDS encoding rod shape-determining protein RodA, with the translated sequence MEIQVERRTLFKRLDQNLILVILALHLVGLINLFSATHSAGSIDIDRTFLNQCIWVALGWTSFFVMTFVDYQTISRLSIPFYIFNIASLAYVSAFGHISLGAQRWINFGFFKFQPSETAKLSIIFILSTILARKSQPNGLDFKDLLVPIGVTILPFALTVTQPDLGTAMMLALIAGSLIYFVKVRLRVLVTVVALISVTLPIAWNFALRDYQKNRVLTFLDPGRDPRGAGYNSIQSRIAVGSGRVLGKGFRQGTQSQLEFLPERHTDFIYSVLSEEHGFVGSLTTVVLFILLLVLALRIATQAKNKLGTLLAVGTAAMVFWHFCINIGMVIGILPIVGIPLPLLSYGGSSMLSTMTALGILSNISLKKYLF